Genomic DNA from Hymenobacter jejuensis:
CTTCGCCCAGAAGCCGAAACCCACCGAAAATCTCGTGCAGTATGCCCACCCCATCGTGGGTACGCAGAAGATGGGGCACACCTTTCCGGGCGCGACGGTGCCTTTCGGGATGGTGCAGCTCTCGCCCGATACCGACACGCTGAGCTACGAGCAGAACGGGAAGTACAACCCCGACGTGTACAAGTATTGTGCTGGCTATCAATACGATGATAAAACCATCGTGGGCTTCAGCCACACGCATTTCAGCGGCACCGGTCATTCCGATCTGGGTGATTTCCTGGTGATGCCCACCACCGGCCCGCTGCAGCTCAACCCCGGCACCGCCGACAAACCCCAGAGCGGTTACCGCTCGGCGTATTCCCACCAAAACGAAGTAGCCGAGCCCGCTTACTACCGGGTAAAGCTCGACGACCACAACATCCTGGCCGAGCTGACCGCCACCAACCGCGTCGGGTTTCACCAGTACACGTTCCCGAAAGCCGACGACGCGCACATCATTCTGGATTTGATGGCGGGCATTTACAACTATCCTGATAAGAACGTCTGGACGTTTGTACGGGTCGAAAACGACTCATTGGTAACCGGTTACCGGCATACCAACGGCTGGGGCCGCACCCGCACAGTGTACTTTGCCATGCAGTTTTCGAAGCCGTTCCGGGGATACGGCAGCCGCAACTACTCCAAAAAGGAGGTGTACCGCGGCTTCTGGGGGCGCTTCAACCAAACGAAAAACTTCCCCGACCTAGCTGGCCAGCAGTTGCGCTTGTACTTCGACTTTAAGACCGCCGCCAACGAGAAGATTAAGCTCAAGTTTGCGCTCTCGCCGGTGAGCACAGCGGGGGCACTCCAGAATCTGCGGACCGAAGCGCCGGGCTGGGATTTCGACCAGATCAAGCGCCAAGGCCAGCAGCAGTGGCAGCAGGAACTGAGCAAAGTGGTGATTCAGGCAGCTAAGCGCGAGGACAAGGACAACTTCTACACGGCTATGTACCACGCCTTCCTCAGCCCGACTACCTATATGGACGCCGATGGACAGTACAAGGGCCTCGACCAAAATGTGCACCGCGCCGATGGGTTTACCAATTACACAACGTTCTCATTATGGGATACTTATCGCGCTCTGCATCCGCTCTTTAACCTGCTCCAGCCCAAGCGCAACGCCGACATGGTGCAGTCGATGCTGGCGCACTACAGCCAGAGCGTGGAGCACATGTTGCCGGTGTGGTCGCACTACGCCAATGAAAACTGGTGCATGATCGGCTACCACAGCGTGCCCGTCATTGCCGACGCCATTGTAAAAGGCAACGCGCCCTTCGACGCCAACAAAGCCCTGGATGCCTGCGTGATCACGGCCCGCCAGCAGTGGTACGACGGCATCGGGCTATACCTGCAACTGGGCTACGTGCCAGAAGACAAAAGTGGCTCGTCGGTGTCCAAAACGCTCGAATACGCCTACGACGACTGGTGCATCGCGCAGGCCGCCCAAAAGCTCGGCCGCCAGGATATTTACCAGGAGTTCAGCAAGCGCGCCGGCAACTGGCAGAACGTATATGATGCCCGCATCGGCTTCATGCGGCCCAAGCTCAGCGACGGAACGTTCCGCAAAGAGTTTGATGTGTTAAGTACCAATAATCAAGGGTTTATTGAGGGAAATGCCTGGAACTACAGCCTCTATGTGCCCCAAGACCCTGCCGCGCTCATCAAGCTGATGGGCGGCAACCAGCGCTTCGTGCCGCACCTCGATTCGCTGTTCACGATGCACCTGCCCGACAAGTTCTTCGCCGAAACCGAGGACATCACCCGCGACGGCATCATCGGCAACTATGTGCACGGCAACGAGCCCGCCCACCACGCCGCCTACCTCTACAACTGGACCAACCAACCCTACAAAACCCAGGAGCGCGTGCGCATGATCCTCAAGCGCATGTACCACCCTACGCCCGGTGGCCTCGGCGGCAACGACGACTGCGGCCAGATGAGCGCTTGGTACATCTTCAGTGCCTTAAGCTTCTACCCCGTCGCGCCCGGCTCTAATGAATACGCCCTGGGTAGCCCCGCCGTAAATGGCGCTACGTTGCACCTTGAAAACGGTAAGACCTTCACTATCAACGTGAAAAACCAGAGCGATAAGAACGTGTATGTAAAAGAAGCGCGGCTAAATGGCCAAAAGCTGACGCGTCCGTTTCTGGCGCATCAGGATATTATGAACGGCGGCGAGCTGACGTTTTTGATGGCAGCGCGACCGTGAAGCCAGCTTCCGGTGTATTTTGAAAAGCTGTACGAATCTTCAATAATCAACAATGCTGGATTCAATAGATGATATTGATTTTGTATTAAGACTTCATTCTGAAGGATGGAGTACCTGTATTATTTATATTGAAAATAAGTCTTATGAATTAATTATTACCCATGTTTTTGGTGACCCTTATTACAACTTTATGCATTCTCTTATGGGTTTAATAAATGGGCTGCAGAGTGCAAATTTCTTTTGGTACAACGAACCGGGAGGGGCGAGGATAGAAATAACAAAACTAAAGGCTGGTAAAGATATAGTTCTAGTGAACATTCAAAGTTTTAAAGAAGCGTTTGGAAACGAAATAAAAGTATACGAAGAAAACATTTGTTTTGAGATTAAGCTCAAGTCACTATTGATATTATCGTACATGCAACTGAAGAAAATATTTTTGTTGTTAAAAGAAAGAGATTTTGCGCAGCATAGAAGCGATGGTTTCCCGTTTCGAAAA
This window encodes:
- a CDS encoding GH92 family glycosyl hydrolase, which codes for MKLLPFATLLFASLPAFAQKPKPTENLVQYAHPIVGTQKMGHTFPGATVPFGMVQLSPDTDTLSYEQNGKYNPDVYKYCAGYQYDDKTIVGFSHTHFSGTGHSDLGDFLVMPTTGPLQLNPGTADKPQSGYRSAYSHQNEVAEPAYYRVKLDDHNILAELTATNRVGFHQYTFPKADDAHIILDLMAGIYNYPDKNVWTFVRVENDSLVTGYRHTNGWGRTRTVYFAMQFSKPFRGYGSRNYSKKEVYRGFWGRFNQTKNFPDLAGQQLRLYFDFKTAANEKIKLKFALSPVSTAGALQNLRTEAPGWDFDQIKRQGQQQWQQELSKVVIQAAKREDKDNFYTAMYHAFLSPTTYMDADGQYKGLDQNVHRADGFTNYTTFSLWDTYRALHPLFNLLQPKRNADMVQSMLAHYSQSVEHMLPVWSHYANENWCMIGYHSVPVIADAIVKGNAPFDANKALDACVITARQQWYDGIGLYLQLGYVPEDKSGSSVSKTLEYAYDDWCIAQAAQKLGRQDIYQEFSKRAGNWQNVYDARIGFMRPKLSDGTFRKEFDVLSTNNQGFIEGNAWNYSLYVPQDPAALIKLMGGNQRFVPHLDSLFTMHLPDKFFAETEDITRDGIIGNYVHGNEPAHHAAYLYNWTNQPYKTQERVRMILKRMYHPTPGGLGGNDDCGQMSAWYIFSALSFYPVAPGSNEYALGSPAVNGATLHLENGKTFTINVKNQSDKNVYVKEARLNGQKLTRPFLAHQDIMNGGELTFLMAARP